From Prosthecobacter sp., the proteins below share one genomic window:
- a CDS encoding DUF5069 domain-containing protein, with protein sequence MAFPIRSPRDMVGGIFVFGRILDKIRLFAKEGKLPEGYHLGYTPGNRTFDERVCKFLGVDFNALTKRTLEGGTDEEILEWCCQNGNRPTTEQIEIWNGFMSKRGWRDAASKGLVEQRAEAGFPDREDIVTFFDLMDAEEGRAA encoded by the coding sequence ATGGCATTCCCCATTCGTTCCCCTCGTGACATGGTCGGCGGCATCTTCGTCTTTGGCCGCATCCTCGACAAAATCCGTCTGTTCGCCAAAGAGGGCAAGCTGCCCGAGGGCTACCACCTCGGCTACACGCCGGGCAACCGCACGTTCGACGAGCGCGTGTGCAAATTTCTCGGTGTGGACTTCAATGCCCTGACGAAACGCACGCTCGAAGGCGGCACGGACGAGGAGATTCTCGAATGGTGCTGCCAGAATGGCAACCGCCCGACAACAGAACAGATCGAAATCTGGAACGGCTTCATGTCCAAGCGCGGCTGGCGCGATGCCGCCTCAAAGGGCCTCGTGGAGCAAAGAGCAGAGGCCGGCTTCCCCGACCGTGAGGACATCGTGACCTTCTTCGATCTGATGGATGCGGAAGAAGGCCGCGCCGCGTGA
- a CDS encoding C39 family peptidase, with translation MPRLAAVLCLSFVACLPCLAHAQERRLPELSANLDALLNFAELWQWGPERFEKNYVLKLEDQEKQQKAPQFEWVSTARDRARFSRHMFSNAETNLTMFGGSIKVEEAILEFVNGKAARATISFYNRGDSGDIEVKEFDRIFKTIGQNLGQVTKVGPKKQLMSTNAALPVTGWMWSAPTGVALLEYNEYNTPGKATKPEFLRLKLAAPNQADWSMGKLAVGVQRMELLKRVTKTPEGDVYISGVPMVDQGQKGYCVAASCQRLFEYMRIPCDQHEMAKLVSVDADSGANIMTMQKSLAKIDSAFKVTFKPLVNPELYYSAGRKRRVSEKEYLSIIKENVEKGVPLLWGLMLGQKPEEPPLPGGGQVSGGHMRMVIGYNLAKNQVLFTDSWGAGHELKRMALLDAYDVTMGLYSMAPRGF, from the coding sequence ATGCCTCGTCTTGCTGCCGTCCTTTGCCTCTCCTTCGTCGCATGCCTCCCATGTCTGGCCCACGCCCAGGAGCGCAGGCTGCCCGAACTCTCCGCCAATCTCGACGCGCTGCTGAACTTCGCGGAGCTGTGGCAATGGGGTCCAGAGAGATTCGAGAAAAACTATGTGCTGAAGCTCGAAGACCAGGAGAAGCAGCAGAAGGCACCGCAGTTTGAATGGGTGAGCACCGCGCGTGACCGCGCCCGCTTCTCCCGCCACATGTTCAGCAACGCCGAGACCAACCTGACGATGTTCGGTGGCTCGATCAAGGTGGAGGAGGCCATTCTGGAGTTTGTGAATGGCAAAGCAGCACGCGCCACGATCTCGTTCTACAATCGCGGCGATTCCGGTGACATCGAAGTGAAGGAATTTGACCGCATCTTCAAAACGATCGGCCAGAACCTCGGTCAGGTGACGAAAGTGGGTCCCAAAAAGCAGCTTATGTCCACGAACGCGGCGCTGCCCGTCACGGGCTGGATGTGGAGCGCCCCCACGGGTGTCGCGTTGCTCGAATACAATGAGTACAACACGCCCGGCAAAGCCACGAAGCCTGAATTCCTGCGCTTGAAGCTCGCCGCGCCGAATCAAGCCGATTGGAGCATGGGCAAACTGGCCGTCGGCGTGCAGCGCATGGAACTGCTCAAGCGCGTCACCAAAACCCCCGAGGGCGATGTGTACATCAGCGGCGTGCCGATGGTGGATCAGGGGCAAAAGGGCTATTGCGTCGCCGCGAGCTGCCAGCGCCTGTTTGAATACATGCGCATCCCCTGTGACCAGCACGAGATGGCCAAACTCGTCAGCGTGGATGCGGACAGCGGTGCGAACATCATGACGATGCAGAAGAGCCTCGCGAAGATCGACAGCGCCTTCAAAGTCACCTTCAAACCACTGGTGAATCCCGAGTTGTATTACAGTGCGGGCCGCAAGCGCCGAGTCTCCGAAAAGGAGTACCTTTCCATCATCAAAGAGAACGTTGAAAAGGGTGTCCCACTGCTGTGGGGCCTCATGCTGGGCCAGAAGCCGGAGGAGCCCCCGCTCCCGGGCGGTGGCCAGGTCAGCGGCGGCCACATGCGCATGGTCATCGGCTACAATTTGGCGAAGAACCAGGTGCTCTTCACCGACTCCTGGGGTGCTGGCCACGAACTCAAGCGCATGGCGCTGCTCGATGCCTACGATGTCACGATGGGCCTCTACTCGATGGCTCCGCGGGGCTTCTGA
- a CDS encoding NADH-quinone oxidoreductase subunit N yields MSVFTIEAGLALLGLVLLLVEAFKPDISRRTLGLTAIAGTALALVFLVFAKHDTASLPSFMQPWHQLDTLALFYKGFALVITLLVLWLTLECAPYLTRFTVDGKLAEMFSLPLIVCAGMMWMASARDLVTVFVALELVTVSFYVLVAFARKSAFSLEAGVKYLILGALSTGILVYGIAWIYGATGTMSFDGIAKALANPATSKTAALFGAAMLLCGLGFKVAAAPFHMWVPDVYQGAPTPVTAFLSVGSKAAGFVVLTRALDAFLVEGSIIATEIQALLLVVGSLTALLGSLPAIFQTSVKRLLAYSSISHAGYLLLALACRDSARFDLSSGGIVAFYLATYLPMTVLGFLGLGLMRANGLGEDIKDFTGLAKRNPLLALVMTISFASLAGLPLTAGFIGKLFVFLGLADHGYWGALSCAVIAAAAGFYYYFKTILAMYTTEGTDSPVLTLSTATKSVAGVLALAILILGVYPRPLQKVLTPTATAVVAK; encoded by the coding sequence ATGAGCGTTTTCACCATCGAAGCCGGCCTCGCCCTTCTCGGACTCGTCCTTCTGCTGGTCGAGGCTTTCAAGCCCGACATCTCCCGCCGCACGCTTGGCCTCACCGCCATCGCTGGCACCGCGCTCGCACTCGTTTTTCTCGTCTTCGCAAAGCACGACACCGCCAGCCTGCCCAGCTTCATGCAGCCATGGCATCAGCTCGACACACTCGCCCTTTTCTACAAAGGCTTCGCCCTCGTCATCACGCTCCTCGTGCTCTGGCTCACACTCGAATGCGCCCCGTATCTCACGCGCTTCACGGTCGATGGCAAACTGGCCGAAATGTTCAGCCTGCCGCTCATCGTCTGCGCCGGCATGATGTGGATGGCCTCCGCACGCGATTTGGTGACCGTCTTCGTCGCTCTCGAACTCGTTACCGTCAGCTTCTACGTCCTCGTCGCCTTTGCGCGCAAAAGCGCCTTCAGCCTCGAAGCGGGCGTCAAATATCTGATCCTTGGCGCTCTCTCGACCGGCATTCTCGTCTATGGCATCGCCTGGATCTACGGTGCCACCGGCACCATGAGCTTCGACGGCATCGCCAAAGCACTCGCCAATCCTGCCACGAGCAAAACCGCCGCCCTGTTCGGTGCCGCCATGCTGCTTTGCGGACTCGGCTTCAAAGTAGCCGCCGCGCCCTTCCACATGTGGGTGCCCGATGTCTATCAAGGCGCACCGACTCCCGTGACTGCTTTCTTGTCCGTCGGATCAAAGGCCGCCGGCTTCGTCGTCCTCACGCGTGCGCTTGATGCTTTCCTCGTGGAAGGTTCCATCATCGCCACCGAAATTCAGGCGCTGCTGCTCGTCGTCGGTTCTCTCACCGCCTTGCTCGGCAGCCTGCCCGCGATCTTCCAGACCAGCGTGAAGCGCCTGCTCGCTTACTCCAGCATCAGCCACGCCGGTTATCTGCTTCTCGCCCTCGCCTGCCGTGACAGCGCCCGCTTCGATCTCTCCTCCGGCGGCATCGTCGCCTTCTACCTTGCCACCTACCTGCCCATGACCGTCCTCGGCTTCCTCGGTCTCGGCCTCATGCGCGCCAACGGCCTTGGCGAGGACATCAAGGACTTCACCGGCCTCGCCAAACGCAACCCGCTGCTGGCCTTGGTGATGACGATCTCCTTCGCCAGCCTCGCAGGCCTGCCGCTCACTGCGGGATTCATCGGCAAGCTCTTCGTCTTCCTCGGTCTCGCCGACCACGGCTACTGGGGAGCCCTCAGTTGCGCCGTCATCGCCGCCGCCGCCGGATTCTACTACTACTTCAAGACCATCCTCGCGATGTACACCACCGAAGGCACCGACAGCCCGGTCCTGACACTCAGCACCGCCACCAAGTCCGTCGCCGGCGTCCTAGCCCTCGCCATCCTCATCCTCGGTGTCTATCCCAGGCCGCTGCAGAAGGTGCTGACACCTACCGCAACGGCCGTGGTGGCGAAGTAG
- the nuoL gene encoding NADH-quinone oxidoreductase subunit L produces the protein MHASIILLLPFFSALLILLGHRQLKGAAVLISVGSSIISFVACLFFLATDDDNKLLLPFIEVGQLQASIDVLIDKQSRGMMFIVSFIGMLVHIFSLGYMKDDDAKPRFFGALSLFMFSMTGIVLAGNLIMMFIFWELVGLSSYLLIGHWYQKASAAEACKKAFLTNRIGDFGFMIGILLLFGANGGNVNLDDLATAFSSGPLRPDAPGYSAGFTTAAALCIFLGAVGKSAQFPLHVWLPDAMEGPTPVSALIHAATMVAAGVYMLVRVSFLVTASPLAAEIIAGIGCVTALLAALMATQQNDIKRVLAYSTLSQLGYMVMAVGAVAMAAQHGHEPHGPNPGHPAMFHLYTHAFFKAMLFLGSGAVIYACHHEQDIWKMGGLRKHMPVTFWTFAIGTVALMGLPPLSGFWSKEAVLGAAYDSGSNILFHAGTLTAVLTSFYMTRLLIVAFLGKPRTDSAHHATEAPMVMILPLAVLALFSIFSASDILAMPLQAMKPPHVEGHQTVLFASLIALIVGAGGATYLYRGKDKDPVSIKLFANKFYFDEIYAVIVRVCQDRLAWIVTALERVFVDGLVARLPAAIIARLGAATRMLQGGHLQGYTFLLGGGVIAVVYLVVFVLPRLGH, from the coding sequence ATGCACGCCAGCATCATCCTTCTGCTGCCCTTCTTTTCGGCGCTCCTCATCCTGCTGGGCCATCGCCAGCTCAAAGGCGCCGCCGTCCTCATTTCCGTCGGTTCCTCGATCATCTCCTTCGTTGCCTGCCTGTTCTTCCTGGCGACGGACGATGACAATAAGCTGCTGCTGCCCTTCATCGAAGTCGGTCAGCTTCAGGCGAGCATTGATGTCCTGATCGACAAGCAGAGCCGGGGCATGATGTTCATCGTCAGCTTCATCGGTATGCTGGTACACATCTTCTCCCTCGGTTACATGAAGGACGACGATGCCAAACCGCGGTTCTTCGGCGCTTTGTCGCTCTTCATGTTCTCGATGACCGGCATCGTGCTCGCCGGGAACCTCATCATGATGTTCATCTTCTGGGAGCTCGTCGGTTTGAGTTCCTACCTGCTGATCGGGCACTGGTATCAAAAGGCCAGCGCCGCCGAGGCCTGCAAAAAAGCCTTTCTCACCAACCGCATCGGCGATTTCGGCTTCATGATTGGCATCCTGCTGCTGTTTGGCGCGAATGGCGGCAACGTGAATCTAGACGATCTCGCCACAGCGTTCAGCTCAGGACCGCTGCGTCCTGACGCGCCCGGTTACAGCGCTGGATTCACCACGGCTGCCGCGCTGTGCATTTTCTTGGGTGCCGTCGGCAAATCCGCCCAGTTCCCGCTGCATGTCTGGCTTCCAGACGCGATGGAAGGCCCCACGCCGGTCTCCGCGCTCATCCACGCCGCCACGATGGTCGCCGCCGGTGTTTACATGCTGGTGCGTGTCAGCTTCCTCGTCACCGCATCCCCGCTAGCGGCGGAAATCATCGCTGGCATCGGTTGTGTCACCGCTTTGCTCGCCGCGCTGATGGCCACGCAGCAGAACGACATCAAGCGTGTGCTCGCCTACTCCACGCTCTCGCAGCTTGGCTACATGGTCATGGCCGTTGGTGCTGTCGCCATGGCGGCGCAGCATGGGCACGAGCCGCACGGCCCGAATCCCGGTCATCCCGCGATGTTCCACCTCTACACGCATGCTTTCTTCAAGGCGATGCTCTTCCTTGGCTCTGGCGCGGTCATTTATGCCTGCCATCACGAGCAGGACATCTGGAAGATGGGCGGTCTGCGCAAGCACATGCCCGTCACCTTCTGGACTTTTGCCATCGGCACCGTCGCCTTGATGGGATTGCCTCCGCTCAGTGGTTTCTGGAGCAAGGAGGCTGTGCTCGGGGCTGCGTATGACAGCGGCAGCAACATCCTTTTCCACGCTGGCACCCTTACCGCCGTGCTGACCTCGTTTTACATGACGCGGCTGCTCATCGTCGCCTTCCTCGGCAAGCCGCGCACCGATTCCGCGCATCACGCCACCGAAGCACCGATGGTCATGATTCTGCCGCTCGCGGTTCTGGCCCTTTTCTCGATCTTCTCCGCCTCCGACATTCTTGCCATGCCCTTGCAGGCGATGAAACCGCCGCACGTCGAAGGCCATCAGACCGTCCTCTTTGCCTCGCTCATCGCCCTCATCGTGGGCGCTGGTGGCGCGACCTACCTCTATCGCGGCAAGGACAAGGATCCGGTCAGCATCAAGCTCTTCGCCAACAAGTTCTACTTCGACGAGATCTACGCCGTCATCGTCCGTGTCTGTCAGGACCGCCTGGCGTGGATCGTCACCGCGCTGGAACGTGTGTTCGTTGATGGACTCGTCGCGCGTCTGCCAGCGGCAATCATCGCCCGCCTCGGTGCCGCCACCCGCATGCTGCAAGGAGGCCATTTACAAGGCTACACCTTCCTGCTGGGCGGCGGAGTCATCGCCGTGGTTTATCTCGTCGTGTTTGTGCTGCCCCGCCTGGGTCATTGA
- a CDS encoding DUF262 domain-containing protein gives MKIQLKEVTVEKLTDGFADNAEQGVVAYGGKLDIRPPYQREFIYKDKQRDAVIDTVRKDYPLNVMYWAVRGDGYFEVIDGQQRTLSICQYVNGEFSIKGLAFHNLKDDQQKQILDYKLMIYLCSGTDSERLEWFRTINIAGEKLTDQELRNAVYAGPWTASAKQIFSKTNCPAYQVGGDYVSGVAIRQELLQTAIEWHSEGKIEEYMSKHQHDKNATPLWQYFQKVISWVKATFPEYRREMKGVDWGVLYNQCKDRDFDTEELEKQVAKLMQDDDVERKSGIYPYVLDEDERHLNIRAFSDTMKREAYERQKGVCIKCKTKFQLNEMEGDHIKPWHEGGKTNAANCQMLCKDDNRRKSGK, from the coding sequence ATGAAAATCCAACTCAAAGAAGTTACGGTGGAGAAGTTAACCGACGGCTTTGCGGACAACGCTGAGCAAGGGGTCGTTGCCTACGGCGGCAAGCTCGACATTCGTCCGCCGTATCAGCGCGAGTTCATTTACAAGGACAAGCAGCGGGATGCTGTAATCGACACCGTGCGCAAGGATTATCCGCTCAACGTCATGTACTGGGCGGTGCGCGGGGACGGCTATTTCGAGGTGATCGACGGGCAGCAGCGCACGCTCTCAATCTGCCAATATGTGAACGGCGAGTTCTCCATCAAAGGGCTGGCGTTTCACAATCTCAAGGACGACCAGCAAAAGCAGATTCTCGATTACAAACTGATGATCTATCTCTGTTCTGGAACCGACAGCGAGCGACTGGAGTGGTTCAGGACGATCAACATCGCCGGTGAGAAACTGACCGATCAGGAATTACGCAACGCGGTATACGCCGGGCCGTGGACCGCCAGTGCCAAGCAAATCTTCAGTAAAACAAATTGCCCAGCATATCAAGTCGGGGGTGATTATGTCAGCGGTGTTGCGATCCGGCAGGAGCTTTTGCAGACCGCGATCGAATGGCACTCCGAGGGAAAAATCGAAGAGTATATGTCGAAGCATCAACACGACAAGAACGCGACGCCGCTGTGGCAATACTTTCAAAAGGTCATTAGCTGGGTGAAAGCGACGTTCCCAGAGTATCGGCGGGAGATGAAAGGGGTGGATTGGGGAGTTCTCTACAATCAGTGCAAGGACCGCGACTTTGATACGGAGGAGCTGGAGAAACAGGTCGCAAAGTTGATGCAAGACGACGACGTGGAAAGGAAATCGGGAATCTATCCATATGTGCTGGATGAAGATGAGAGACACCTGAATATCCGCGCTTTCTCGGACACTATGAAGCGGGAAGCGTATGAGCGGCAAAAGGGGGTCTGCATAAAGTGCAAGACGAAGTTTCAATTGAACGAGATGGAAGGCGATCACATCAAGCCATGGCACGAGGGCGGGAAGACGAACGCGGCCAACTGCCAGATGTTGTGCAAAGACGACAATCGGAGGAAATCGGGGAAGTGA
- a CDS encoding NADH-quinone oxidoreductase subunit M gives MSVLEIIIALPLLAALAIWLGAPARAASLGATFLNLILVLVATVQYSGKAANGLAFTYSRPILDNPSLSFAVGADGISLILALLTTLVMLSAVWQIEDRPNIFYISSLLIGGGALGAFLTTDVFFIYAFHELALIPTFLMIALHGRADVAQRKAVAWKATIYLGAGSLVLLVGLVWAVLEFSGGSKLTFDLEALRNQATLTPLPVAKQAQIFFVLLLGFGSLVSLFPFHSWAAPAYATAPTPVAMLHSGVLKKFGLYGLIRIAMPLLPQAVHVEWVQNALLLMLLGNILVMGLVTIHANRLDDTLANSSVMHMGYIFLGIAAGSEIALKGAVILMFAHGVSIALLFGLCGRMRNQLGTLEYNKLGGLAAHAPAFTVLFAFGAFASIGLPGLTNFAGEVMIFVGSFTSFKAGVLSNLQWTVILALWGVVMSAVYMLRAYRSIFHGSATTGLFMIDPAISQRVPFILLAATLLVTGCCPWLLLNLMKSAL, from the coding sequence ATGAGTGTTCTTGAAATCATCATCGCACTCCCGCTGCTCGCCGCTCTGGCGATCTGGCTGGGAGCGCCTGCCCGTGCTGCCTCCCTCGGCGCCACGTTCCTCAATCTGATCCTCGTGCTCGTTGCCACGGTGCAATACTCCGGCAAGGCCGCCAACGGCCTCGCCTTCACGTATTCGCGTCCGATTCTCGACAATCCCTCGCTCAGCTTCGCCGTCGGTGCGGATGGCATTTCGCTTATCCTCGCCTTGCTCACCACGCTGGTCATGCTGTCCGCCGTCTGGCAGATCGAAGACCGGCCGAACATCTTTTACATCTCCTCGCTGCTCATTGGCGGGGGTGCGCTTGGTGCCTTCCTCACCACCGATGTTTTCTTCATCTACGCCTTCCATGAGCTGGCGCTGATCCCGACCTTCCTCATGATCGCGCTGCATGGTCGCGCCGACGTCGCGCAGCGGAAGGCGGTCGCCTGGAAAGCCACGATTTACCTCGGTGCGGGCAGCTTGGTGCTCCTCGTCGGCCTGGTCTGGGCTGTGCTGGAGTTCAGCGGCGGCTCCAAGCTCACCTTCGATCTCGAGGCATTGCGCAATCAGGCGACGCTCACTCCATTGCCCGTCGCCAAGCAGGCGCAGATCTTTTTCGTCCTGCTGCTCGGCTTTGGCTCGCTCGTCAGTCTGTTCCCCTTCCATAGCTGGGCTGCGCCCGCTTACGCCACCGCACCGACTCCAGTCGCGATGCTGCACTCCGGCGTGCTGAAAAAATTCGGCCTCTACGGCCTCATCCGCATCGCCATGCCGCTGCTGCCGCAGGCGGTGCATGTCGAGTGGGTGCAAAACGCCCTGCTGCTCATGCTGCTGGGCAACATCCTTGTCATGGGCCTCGTCACCATCCACGCGAACCGCCTTGACGACACGCTGGCCAACTCCAGCGTCATGCACATGGGCTACATCTTCCTCGGCATCGCCGCAGGCAGCGAGATCGCCCTCAAAGGTGCGGTGATCCTCATGTTCGCCCACGGTGTGTCGATTGCGCTGCTGTTCGGGCTCTGCGGCCGCATGCGCAACCAGCTCGGCACCCTCGAATACAACAAGCTCGGCGGTCTCGCCGCTCACGCACCGGCGTTCACCGTGCTGTTCGCCTTCGGAGCCTTCGCTTCCATCGGCCTGCCCGGTCTCACCAACTTCGCCGGTGAGGTCATGATCTTCGTCGGCTCCTTCACCAGCTTCAAAGCAGGCGTGTTGAGCAATCTTCAATGGACCGTCATCCTGGCGCTGTGGGGCGTCGTGATGTCCGCCGTTTACATGCTGCGCGCCTACCGCAGCATCTTCCACGGCAGCGCCACCACCGGATTGTTCATGATCGACCCCGCCATATCGCAGCGCGTGCCGTTCATCCTGCTCGCCGCCACGCTCCTCGTCACCGGCTGCTGCCCTTGGCTGCTGCTTAACCTCATGAAATCCGCGCTGTAG
- a CDS encoding adenine-specific methyltransferase EcoRI family protein has protein sequence MPSKPLNRSLHAAKATKQDEFYTQLSDIEKELRHYTKHFKNKTVLCNCDDPKVSKFFHYFSHNFEKLKLKKLIATCYKNCDADLFSKNKAERGICLEYDGDKSGNRVPDPAKFCVHKFKGDGDFRSEECVKLLKQADIVVTNPPFSLFREYVEQLVKYKKKFLIVGNQNAVSYKEIFDLIKGNEIWLGYTHPVAFVVPDHYEMREARSWRDENGTNWRSFGNACWFTNLDIAKRHEELVLYKTYSRKSYPKYKNYDAIEISKYTDIPGDYEGAMGVPVTFLDHYNPDQFEILGSSRTLARPMSEVAKKGSFSQGGPRFYLSDGEGAYRRMYDRLVIKNKGL, from the coding sequence ATGCCGAGCAAACCGTTAAATCGAAGCCTACACGCCGCGAAGGCGACCAAGCAGGACGAGTTTTACACTCAGCTCTCCGACATCGAGAAGGAGCTGCGGCACTACACGAAGCATTTCAAGAACAAGACCGTCCTGTGCAACTGCGATGATCCGAAGGTCAGCAAATTCTTTCACTACTTCTCGCACAACTTCGAGAAGTTGAAGCTGAAAAAACTGATAGCCACATGCTACAAAAATTGCGATGCCGATTTGTTTAGCAAGAACAAAGCCGAGAGGGGAATCTGCCTCGAATACGACGGCGACAAGAGCGGCAACCGCGTCCCCGACCCGGCCAAATTCTGCGTCCACAAGTTCAAAGGCGACGGCGATTTTCGCAGCGAGGAATGCGTCAAGCTGCTCAAGCAAGCGGATATTGTCGTCACCAACCCGCCCTTTTCTCTCTTCCGTGAATACGTTGAGCAATTGGTAAAATACAAGAAAAAGTTCCTCATCGTCGGCAATCAAAACGCTGTTAGCTACAAGGAAATATTCGATCTGATCAAGGGCAACGAGATTTGGTTGGGCTACACTCATCCAGTGGCTTTCGTCGTGCCGGATCATTACGAAATGCGAGAGGCGCGAAGCTGGCGCGACGAGAACGGTACGAACTGGCGCAGCTTCGGGAACGCGTGTTGGTTCACGAACCTCGACATTGCTAAGCGGCACGAGGAGTTGGTTCTTTACAAGACCTACTCGCGCAAGTCTTACCCAAAGTACAAAAACTACGACGCTATTGAGATTTCCAAATATACGGATATTCCAGGTGACTACGAGGGTGCTATGGGTGTACCCGTAACCTTTCTGGACCACTACAACCCCGACCAGTTCGAGATTCTTGGGTCGAGTAGGACCCTCGCTAGACCCATGTCAGAGGTCGCTAAGAAGGGAAGCTTCTCGCAAGGTGGACCGCGCTTTTACTTGTCCGATGGCGAGGGCGCGTACCGCCGGATGTATGACCGTCTCGTCATCAAGAACAAGGGCTTATGA